One Acetobacterium sp. KB-1 DNA segment encodes these proteins:
- a CDS encoding encapsulin-associated ferritin-like protein, protein MAQYHEPIELLDEKTMNITRAINSLKEELEAVDWYNQRVAATSDPELKGIMAHNRDEEIEHACMAIEWLRRNMDKWDEELRTYLFVDGSILEAEENEAAPESVNISGIHIGDLKK, encoded by the coding sequence ATGGCACAGTATCATGAACCAATTGAATTATTAGATGAAAAAACGATGAACATCACTCGGGCCATCAATAGTTTAAAAGAAGAATTAGAAGCTGTTGATTGGTATAACCAACGCGTGGCAGCAACGAGTGATCCTGAATTAAAAGGAATTATGGCGCATAACCGGGACGAAGAAATTGAACACGCCTGCATGGCCATTGAATGGTTAAGACGAAATATGGACAAATGGGATGAAGAACTGCGAACGTACCTGTTTGTCGATGGTTCAATTCTGGAAGCCGAAGAAAATGAAGCGGCACCCGAGTCTGTAAATATATCCGGTATCCATATCGGTGATTTAAAAAAATAA
- a CDS encoding family 1 encapsulin nanocompartment shell protein: protein MLKREIAPLTQLAWSEIDGRAEAVLKSRLTARKAVTVNGPKGLDFTSVSEGRLELINDDENLVKTGVFKIKPLVEARISFTLNRWEMDNLTRGAKDIDLTNLEEAVQRIAEFEETVVYKGFEAGQIKGLESVTVNEKIPFGKTDSQIMEAISKGLVTLREKFEAGPFVLIVGEVAYNRLNISSHGYPLIKQIEALIGGKILLSTVLDGAFLIPYDNPNFELTIGQDFAIGFESYDKENVKLFITESFTFRALDENIIISYTL, encoded by the coding sequence ATGTTAAAAAGAGAAATCGCACCCTTAACTCAACTCGCCTGGAGCGAAATTGATGGCCGAGCGGAAGCCGTGTTAAAAAGTCGATTAACAGCAAGAAAGGCCGTCACGGTAAATGGACCGAAAGGTCTTGATTTTACTAGCGTATCGGAAGGTCGACTCGAATTAATTAATGACGATGAAAACCTTGTTAAAACCGGTGTTTTCAAGATCAAACCACTTGTTGAAGCAAGAATAAGCTTCACCTTAAACCGTTGGGAGATGGATAACCTGACGCGTGGTGCCAAGGATATTGATTTAACTAATCTGGAAGAAGCTGTCCAAAGAATTGCCGAGTTTGAAGAAACGGTCGTGTATAAAGGCTTTGAAGCTGGTCAGATTAAAGGTCTGGAATCGGTAACCGTTAATGAAAAAATACCCTTTGGTAAAACAGACTCCCAAATTATGGAAGCAATCTCAAAAGGCCTGGTTACACTAAGAGAAAAATTTGAAGCCGGTCCCTTTGTATTAATTGTTGGTGAGGTGGCTTATAATCGTCTCAATATAAGCTCTCATGGGTATCCGCTGATTAAACAGATCGAAGCCCTCATTGGTGGAAAAATACTATTAAGCACCGTTCTTGATGGCGCTTTTCTGATCCCTTATGATAATCCAAACTTTGAACTGACCATCGGACAGGATTTTGCCATCGGTTTTGAATCTTATGATAAAGAAAATGTCAAACTGTTTATCACCGAAAGCTTTACCTTCCGCGCGTTGGACGAAAATATTATTATTTCCTATACGCTATAA
- a CDS encoding nitric oxide reductase activation-like protein → MKDAKWIYQDYEFDNRVSNLMWTVSGDYDENMDVGEKSFISKNVALYHAVTAGGRRKFINWPSVKKYVISRYRAGFNKDILLSLIAMGSDVVVEEKIIAERPGVYDIRKDAYDDILRNYYKLHTDDLMEKVRHAMILKKIGKAPMMDTETRNIASDLENLQDREDTIELLKGIEEIYVKYFPMFVEGDSGDSSESGHNKNHLRGDFSDFMLEEMFDEPEDLDIEASIEDIAEALLGESQGDQSNVSNDADNRILRVQEEDIEKIYEKVAYYYGKSFLDISEVKKLQNRVCKDAHGSCRIHMTDGVVRSDSDNEFQQKYVQRHQIKNTDVFRANYKVFKRNINKLRESMSRTLVQEEIIDAIPSDAGRLIPSKLWRIGRSSNNKVFVKNIDNNKGSFVVDILIDSSGSQRRNQSNVAIQAYILAMALTQLGIPNRVLGFSSFLDYTVIKRFRDYESPLSANDNIFEYYCSGNNRDGLAIKTTCEDLIKRGEDNKILIVLSDGRPNDIKVGKGQVNSLTQAYRGRVAISDTAREVRTARQQGIMVLGVFTGKEQDLMAEKLIYGKDFAYIKDINRFADLVIKYLKQIIVS, encoded by the coding sequence ATGAAGGATGCAAAATGGATCTATCAGGACTATGAATTTGACAACCGGGTATCCAATCTGATGTGGACGGTTTCCGGTGATTACGATGAAAACATGGACGTCGGAGAAAAGAGCTTTATTTCAAAAAATGTGGCCCTTTACCATGCCGTAACTGCCGGGGGAAGGCGAAAGTTCATTAACTGGCCCAGTGTCAAGAAATACGTCATCAGTCGTTATCGGGCGGGTTTTAATAAGGATATTCTCCTGAGTCTTATTGCTATGGGGAGTGATGTGGTAGTGGAAGAAAAAATTATTGCCGAACGCCCCGGAGTTTATGATATCCGCAAAGATGCCTACGATGATATTCTTCGCAATTATTATAAGCTTCACACCGACGATCTGATGGAAAAGGTACGTCACGCGATGATCCTAAAAAAGATTGGTAAAGCGCCGATGATGGACACCGAAACCCGAAACATCGCCAGCGATCTGGAAAACCTACAGGATCGGGAGGATACCATTGAGTTATTAAAAGGCATTGAAGAAATCTATGTGAAATATTTTCCGATGTTTGTGGAGGGCGATAGCGGTGATTCCAGTGAATCGGGCCACAATAAAAATCATCTCCGCGGCGATTTTTCTGATTTTATGTTAGAAGAGATGTTTGACGAGCCCGAAGACCTGGACATTGAAGCCTCCATTGAAGACATTGCCGAGGCTCTGCTGGGAGAATCCCAAGGAGATCAGTCCAACGTATCCAATGATGCTGACAACCGGATTTTGCGGGTGCAGGAAGAGGATATCGAAAAAATCTATGAAAAAGTGGCTTACTATTACGGAAAATCGTTTTTGGATATCAGTGAAGTCAAAAAGCTTCAGAACCGGGTATGCAAAGACGCCCATGGCAGCTGCCGGATTCATATGACCGATGGCGTCGTCCGGAGTGACAGTGATAATGAATTTCAACAGAAATATGTGCAACGGCACCAGATTAAAAATACCGATGTGTTTCGCGCTAATTACAAGGTGTTCAAGCGCAACATTAATAAGCTTCGGGAAAGCATGTCCCGAACCCTGGTTCAGGAAGAAATTATCGACGCCATCCCTTCTGATGCCGGGAGGCTGATTCCCAGCAAACTCTGGCGGATTGGTCGTAGCAGTAATAACAAGGTTTTTGTAAAAAATATTGATAATAACAAGGGGAGCTTTGTGGTGGATATCCTTATCGATTCCAGTGGCTCCCAGCGACGTAACCAGTCCAATGTTGCGATTCAAGCCTATATTCTGGCGATGGCATTAACCCAACTGGGGATTCCTAATCGGGTGCTGGGTTTTTCCAGTTTTCTTGACTATACAGTCATCAAACGCTTCCGTGATTACGAATCGCCCCTTTCAGCCAATGACAACATCTTTGAATATTATTGCTCCGGCAACAACCGCGACGGTTTGGCAATTAAGACCACCTGTGAAGATCTCATTAAGCGAGGGGAAGATAATAAGATTTTAATTGTCCTCAGCGACGGCCGCCCCAACGACATTAAGGTGGGAAAGGGTCAGGTTAATAGTTTAACCCAGGCCTATCGGGGTCGGGTGGCTATTTCTGACACCGCCCGGGAAGTTCGAACGGCCCGCCAACAGGGTATTATGGTACTGGGGGTCTTCACCGGAAAAGAGCAGGATCTGATGGCTGAAAAGCTGATCTATGGCAAGGATTTTGCCTATATTAAAGACATTAACCGCTTTGCTGATTTGGTTATTAAGTATTTAAAGCAAATTATTGTAAGTTAA
- a CDS encoding AAA family ATPase, whose amino-acid sequence MRLTQELLKQGISEKLLDDIKYFKHFYKLEERLQDRVPSTETVFYGKDIWSMCITAILEGENILLSGPKATGKNVLADNICELFNRPQWNTSFHVNTDSSSLIGTDTFIDNEVRLRRGSVYECAINGGFGVFDEINMAKNDALVVLHSALDYRKVIDVPGYEKIKLHDATRFIGTMNYEYAGTKELNEALVSRFMTIDIPQIEEETLMLILKDYFPDANPEILAQFAGVFLDLQAKARNSEISTKSVDLRGIIGSLRTIRRGLKPMLAVDMGVVGKTFDQFEKEIVLDVIKTRIRESWDCADVFSG is encoded by the coding sequence ATGAGATTAACACAGGAATTACTAAAACAGGGAATCAGCGAAAAGCTGCTTGACGATATAAAATATTTCAAACACTTTTATAAACTGGAGGAGCGTCTTCAGGATCGGGTTCCCAGTACCGAAACTGTTTTTTATGGCAAGGACATCTGGTCGATGTGTATTACTGCCATTCTAGAGGGCGAGAACATTTTACTCTCCGGTCCCAAGGCCACCGGGAAAAATGTCCTGGCCGATAATATTTGCGAGCTTTTTAACCGTCCTCAGTGGAACACCTCCTTCCATGTCAACACCGACAGCTCCAGCCTGATTGGCACCGATACTTTTATTGATAATGAGGTACGACTGCGACGAGGATCGGTTTATGAGTGTGCCATAAACGGCGGCTTTGGCGTTTTTGACGAAATCAATATGGCAAAAAACGATGCCCTGGTGGTACTCCACTCGGCTCTGGATTATCGAAAGGTGATCGATGTGCCGGGCTATGAGAAAATCAAGCTCCACGACGCCACCCGGTTTATCGGCACCATGAATTATGAATATGCCGGGACTAAGGAGCTAAATGAAGCCCTGGTATCTCGTTTTATGACCATTGATATTCCCCAAATTGAGGAAGAAACCCTGATGCTGATTTTAAAGGATTATTTTCCGGATGCCAACCCGGAAATTCTGGCCCAGTTTGCCGGTGTTTTTTTGGATCTTCAAGCCAAGGCCAGAAATTCGGAAATCTCCACCAAGTCTGTCGATCTGCGGGGGATTATCGGGAGTCTGCGCACCATCCGCCGAGGCTTAAAACCGATGCTGGCGGTCGATATGGGGGTGGTCGGAAAAACCTTCGATCAGTTTGAAAAAGAAATCGTTCTGGATGTCATCAAAACCCGGATCCGGGAAAGCTGGGATTGTGCCGATGTTTTTTCCGGCTAA
- a CDS encoding DUF2284 domain-containing protein, producing the protein MKNLEKNHYFSLKSYDPHTHGGQYLANLSTANWASEALFTALELDLFEILNSFGDNGADAQALSEKIETDATALSSFLPLLESLGLLFCYQGSYSNAIITKCYLLSSSPDYLGDTIKLRQLQSQKWRQLKSSLLKNTPTEQNSGPEYLANKQLNQLKIKAIHELTRMKALECVKFFPALSGKILIGGPGAQTMADCFLHAFPDLEITLLCDDDPFPIDVAVFNDPQAQPIDTSSFDKLRAASAKNHEAYALIIFTRLSISKDQPLFLNQVLACLPMLKPDGILMLHDAFDEHATLMARLSGINRMIHFEGQVCSANEVIHKFEAAGLTTTALIPLETDTAVIFSGKSPSFVEALALTPMQRLKHPILNIGFDDVLEITTDSVVVTEFAKNKCAFGCSSANLKHCQANEIPFEETGRLISRYTRAFLIKGTPGTGEFQRKILEAERLAFIGGFHKAFAFWSGPCHICPACDLDKPCLNTKNRRPSMEGSGIDVFETVRNNGETLKTLASKNEFVKYYGLLLLE; encoded by the coding sequence ATGAAAAATTTAGAAAAAAATCATTACTTCTCTTTAAAAAGCTATGACCCCCATACCCATGGCGGCCAGTATCTGGCAAACCTTTCAACCGCCAACTGGGCATCTGAAGCTTTATTTACCGCCCTGGAACTGGATCTTTTTGAAATTCTTAATTCCTTCGGAGATAATGGCGCCGATGCCCAAGCACTTTCAGAAAAAATCGAAACTGATGCCACGGCATTGTCGTCATTTCTGCCGCTACTGGAAAGTCTGGGGCTTCTTTTTTGTTATCAGGGCAGTTACAGCAATGCCATCATAACCAAGTGCTATCTGCTTTCATCCAGTCCAGATTATCTGGGCGACACCATCAAACTGCGGCAATTACAATCTCAAAAATGGCGTCAGTTGAAATCTTCACTACTAAAAAACACACCAACTGAACAAAATAGTGGGCCGGAGTATTTAGCCAATAAACAGCTTAATCAACTAAAGATTAAGGCAATCCATGAATTGACTCGCATGAAAGCGCTTGAATGCGTTAAATTCTTCCCCGCCTTGTCCGGGAAAATTCTAATCGGCGGTCCCGGAGCTCAAACAATGGCAGATTGTTTTCTCCATGCCTTTCCCGATCTGGAGATCACCCTGCTTTGCGACGATGATCCCTTTCCGATTGACGTTGCTGTTTTTAATGATCCCCAAGCACAGCCGATCGATACCAGTTCCTTTGATAAACTGCGCGCTGCCTCTGCCAAAAATCATGAGGCCTATGCTCTGATTATCTTCACCCGTTTGTCAATCAGTAAGGATCAGCCGCTGTTTCTAAATCAAGTACTCGCCTGTTTACCGATGCTTAAGCCAGATGGTATCCTGATGCTTCACGACGCCTTTGACGAGCATGCAACCCTGATGGCCAGGTTATCTGGAATCAATCGGATGATCCATTTTGAGGGCCAGGTTTGTTCCGCAAATGAAGTCATCCACAAATTTGAGGCAGCCGGTCTCACCACCACTGCTCTGATTCCGCTTGAAACCGATACTGCTGTCATTTTTTCCGGAAAATCGCCATCATTTGTGGAAGCTCTGGCTTTGACACCGATGCAACGCCTCAAGCATCCAATCCTTAACATCGGCTTTGATGATGTCTTAGAAATTACCACCGATTCGGTGGTGGTTACCGAATTTGCCAAAAACAAATGTGCCTTTGGTTGCTCATCGGCCAATCTCAAACATTGTCAGGCCAACGAGATCCCCTTTGAAGAAACCGGCCGATTAATCTCCCGCTACACCAGGGCTTTTCTAATTAAAGGAACCCCGGGAACCGGAGAATTTCAACGAAAGATCTTAGAAGCAGAACGCTTAGCCTTTATTGGCGGTTTTCACAAGGCCTTTGCCTTCTGGTCCGGACCCTGTCACATCTGCCCCGCCTGTGATTTGGATAAACCGTGTCTTAACACGAAAAATCGCCGTCCCTCAATGGAAGGGTCCGGCATTGATGTCTTCGAAACCGTAAGAAACAACGGCGAAACCTTAAAGACACTGGCTTCTAAGAATGAGTTTGTTAAATACTATGGTTTATTACTGCTTGAATAA
- a CDS encoding nitroreductase family protein produces the protein MPLDFKEAIEQRRSIYGISDESTITAEEIMEIVDHSTKHVPSAFNCQSQRVAVLFGEKHLEFWSIVMETLRKKILADEFRSTENRISSFAAGCGTLLFYDDTSVTKSLMERFSPYRDRIPDWAEQGNGMLQFAIWTQLSAAGLGASLQHYNPIIDNDVKTAFLIPSDWRLIAQMPFGVPTEDPIEKVFEPIERRVIVIE, from the coding sequence ATGCCATTGGATTTTAAAGAAGCAATAGAGCAAAGGCGCTCGATATATGGAATTAGCGATGAAAGTACCATTACTGCGGAAGAAATAATGGAGATCGTCGACCATTCAACGAAGCACGTACCTTCGGCATTTAATTGCCAAAGTCAGCGGGTAGCAGTATTATTTGGAGAGAAACATCTGGAATTCTGGAGTATCGTGATGGAAACACTCAGAAAAAAAATTCTGGCTGATGAATTTCGGTCTACTGAAAATCGGATCAGCAGCTTTGCCGCAGGATGTGGAACATTGCTGTTTTATGATGATACGTCTGTTACTAAAAGTTTGATGGAAAGGTTTTCACCCTACCGGGATCGGATTCCGGATTGGGCTGAGCAGGGCAATGGGATGTTGCAGTTTGCCATTTGGACGCAATTGTCAGCAGCAGGTCTGGGTGCAAGCCTGCAACATTATAATCCGATCATCGATAATGATGTAAAGACTGCTTTTCTGATTCCGTCGGATTGGCGACTGATTGCCCAGATGCCCTTTGGTGTGCCTACCGAAGACCCTATTGAAAAAGTTTTCGAGCCCATTGAACGGCGCGTCATTGTCATTGAATAA
- a CDS encoding transketolase family protein: MADKKSTRQAYGEYLVKLGEKNKNLVVLDADLSGATKTNVFKKACPERHFNVGIAEANLMGMSAGLATAGKIPFASTFAIFGAGRAYEIIRNSICYPKLNVKIALTHSGISVGEDGGSHQSIEDIALMRVIPNMTVLSPADAIETEKMMDAAMEIDGPVYIRLGRSDVPVLFDENYKFEVGKAGLLKSGDDVTIIATGLMVGPALEAAQLLKAEDISARVLNMGSIKPIDVNAIKDAAVVTGAVVTAEEHSIIGGLGSAVAEVLCDVAPVPLERVGVKDLFGQSGKVTPLMEKYGLTAKDIVAAAKKAIGRK, translated from the coding sequence ATGGCAGATAAAAAATCAACACGACAGGCATATGGCGAATATTTAGTGAAGCTGGGCGAAAAAAACAAAAATTTGGTGGTTTTGGATGCCGATCTCTCAGGAGCAACAAAGACCAACGTCTTTAAAAAGGCCTGTCCCGAACGGCATTTCAATGTCGGGATTGCGGAAGCAAACCTGATGGGAATGTCCGCCGGTTTGGCAACCGCAGGAAAGATTCCTTTCGCCAGCACCTTCGCTATTTTTGGCGCTGGACGAGCCTATGAAATTATTCGTAACAGTATCTGTTACCCGAAGCTGAATGTAAAAATTGCCTTAACTCATTCGGGGATCTCAGTAGGTGAAGATGGCGGTTCACACCAGTCGATTGAAGATATTGCGCTGATGCGGGTAATCCCCAATATGACGGTTTTATCACCGGCAGATGCGATCGAAACAGAAAAGATGATGGATGCCGCAATGGAAATTGACGGACCTGTTTATATTCGTTTGGGCCGCAGTGACGTACCCGTTCTTTTCGATGAAAATTATAAATTTGAAGTAGGAAAAGCCGGCTTATTAAAAAGCGGTGATGATGTAACCATTATTGCCACCGGTCTGATGGTGGGACCAGCTCTGGAAGCGGCACAGCTTTTAAAAGCAGAGGATATTTCGGCCAGAGTATTAAATATGGGTTCCATTAAACCCATCGACGTAAATGCCATAAAAGACGCTGCCGTTGTTACCGGTGCTGTTGTTACGGCTGAAGAACACAGCATTATCGGCGGCCTGGGCAGTGCTGTTGCTGAAGTATTATGCGATGTCGCCCCAGTACCTCTGGAACGGGTTGGTGTTAAGGATCTCTTTGGACAATCCGGTAAGGTTACGCCATTGATGGAAAAATACGGTTTAACGGCGAAAGATATTGTAGCGGCTGCTAAAAAAGCCATCGGCCGAAAATAA
- a CDS encoding transketolase → MAFLEETVRGIRKDIVKMIGKAASGHPGGSLSSAEILTLLYFEQMNVDVNNPRKEDRDRFVLSKGHAAPVLYATLAAKGFFPRAELENLRQLGSILQGHPDMNKVPGVDMSTGSLGQGISVAAGMALAGKMDNKDHKIYALLGDGELQEGLVWEAAMAASHYQLNNLIAFVDNNNLQIDGAICEVMSPFPIDGKFEAFGWNVITVEDGHDFDELRTAVEVAKKSEDKPTVIICKTVKGKCVSFMENNAGWHGKGPNADEVKQALAELEA, encoded by the coding sequence ATGGCATTTTTAGAAGAAACCGTTAGGGGTATTCGCAAGGATATTGTAAAAATGATTGGTAAGGCCGCTTCAGGTCATCCTGGAGGCTCATTGTCGTCAGCAGAAATTCTGACCCTGCTTTATTTTGAACAAATGAATGTGGATGTAAACAATCCCCGCAAAGAAGATCGGGATCGTTTTGTGTTGTCAAAAGGACACGCTGCTCCGGTGCTTTATGCAACGCTGGCAGCAAAAGGCTTCTTCCCCAGAGCCGAGCTGGAAAACCTGCGACAACTGGGGTCGATCCTTCAGGGACATCCGGATATGAACAAGGTACCCGGGGTTGATATGTCAACCGGCTCTTTGGGACAGGGAATTTCGGTGGCTGCCGGGATGGCATTGGCCGGAAAAATGGACAATAAGGATCATAAGATCTATGCTTTACTGGGTGACGGCGAATTACAAGAAGGTCTGGTTTGGGAAGCTGCTATGGCAGCCAGCCATTACCAGCTTAATAATCTGATTGCCTTTGTGGATAACAATAATCTTCAGATTGATGGCGCTATTTGTGAGGTGATGTCACCATTTCCCATCGATGGCAAGTTTGAGGCCTTTGGTTGGAACGTGATTACAGTGGAAGACGGCCACGATTTTGATGAGTTGCGAACGGCTGTGGAAGTTGCAAAAAAATCAGAGGACAAACCAACCGTGATTATTTGTAAAACGGTCAAGGGTAAATGCGTTTCATTTATGGAAAACAATGCGGGATGGCATGGAAAAGGGCCGAATGCAGATGAAGTGAAACAAGCATTGGCAGAATTGGAGGCTTAA
- the alr gene encoding alanine racemase — MKELALRPTWAEIDLDALISNYEEIRRIVGPDVKILGVVKADAYGHGSLECAKTLCEAGVDMLAVAFIDEAIALRQGGITEPILLLGYTSKEHIPDLIRWDVIPGTYQFDFAKALSEHCQESGISHPVHIKIDTGMGRIGIGWREASQVIDAMNQLEGIELQGLYTHFSTADAADKTHTKEQIRRYQQVLSELEKKNIVIPIKHMANSAGIFDVEGVHFDMVRPGIILYGLYPSAEVDRSKIDLKPVMTLKSTIVHLKTLHPGETVSYGNRFVADDDRIIGTLPIGYADGYTRMLNGLAKVFISGQLVPVVGSICMDQCMIDLTDVEAVSLYDEVELFGNNISADVLANALGTINYEITCMVNKRVPRVFIKDGALQSIRRDILDRQINTNSDIY, encoded by the coding sequence ATGAAAGAATTGGCACTCCGCCCGACCTGGGCAGAAATAGACTTAGATGCACTGATTAGCAATTATGAAGAAATTCGCCGAATCGTCGGGCCTGACGTAAAAATCCTGGGGGTTGTCAAAGCCGATGCCTACGGACATGGTAGTTTGGAATGTGCTAAAACCCTTTGTGAAGCCGGGGTGGACATGCTGGCCGTAGCTTTTATTGATGAAGCCATTGCGCTTCGACAGGGGGGCATCACCGAACCGATTTTACTGCTGGGATATACCTCAAAAGAACATATTCCTGATTTGATCCGCTGGGATGTGATTCCCGGAACCTATCAGTTTGACTTTGCCAAAGCCTTATCAGAACATTGTCAGGAAAGCGGCATTTCTCATCCCGTCCATATTAAAATTGATACCGGTATGGGGCGAATTGGGATTGGCTGGCGCGAGGCCTCACAAGTAATTGACGCGATGAATCAATTGGAGGGCATTGAACTTCAGGGGTTGTATACGCATTTTTCGACCGCAGATGCTGCTGATAAAACCCACACCAAGGAGCAGATCAGGCGTTATCAACAGGTTCTTTCGGAACTGGAAAAGAAGAATATTGTCATTCCCATCAAGCATATGGCAAACAGTGCCGGAATATTTGATGTCGAAGGGGTTCATTTTGATATGGTACGGCCGGGGATTATTCTTTATGGGCTTTATCCATCAGCTGAGGTTGATCGGTCAAAAATTGATTTAAAACCAGTCATGACCTTAAAGTCAACCATTGTACACTTAAAAACCCTTCATCCGGGAGAAACGGTAAGCTACGGCAACCGTTTTGTTGCCGATGACGATCGGATTATCGGTACCTTGCCAATTGGCTATGCCGATGGCTACACGCGGATGTTAAACGGTCTGGCCAAGGTCTTTATTTCCGGCCAGCTCGTACCCGTGGTCGGTAGTATCTGCATGGACCAATGCATGATCGATTTAACCGATGTGGAAGCGGTTTCCCTTTATGATGAGGTGGAGCTTTTTGGTAACAACATTTCAGCCGATGTACTGGCTAATGCATTGGGAACCATCAATTATGAAATTACCTGTATGGTAAACAAACGGGTGCCCCGGGTGTTCATTAAGGACGGGGCTCTTCAGTCCATCAGACGTGACATTTTAGATCGACAAATCAACACAAACAGTGATATTTATTAA
- a CDS encoding 5'-methylthioadenosine/adenosylhomocysteine nucleosidase, with protein MIGIIAAMDSEVRDIKSAMEDSIKIHHGGMTFFKGKLNKKEVVAVKSGVGKVNAAMCTQILIDLFKVTTIIHVGVAGAVHPDLEIGDIVISEDSCQYDMDARAFGHPRGEIPNMDITFFKADPTLIKLAEAAAEALQVSYQTGRIMTADLGVDSNKLKKELREEFGGLCVEMEGAAVGQVAMQNQVPYLVIRSMSDKADSNLTDDYKKNLEASIKNGVAMVLNMIPGVA; from the coding sequence ATGATTGGTATTATTGCAGCCATGGACAGTGAGGTTCGTGACATCAAGTCGGCAATGGAAGATAGCATCAAGATCCACCACGGAGGGATGACTTTTTTTAAGGGAAAACTCAACAAAAAAGAAGTTGTAGCAGTTAAAAGCGGAGTTGGAAAAGTCAATGCTGCTATGTGCACCCAGATTTTGATTGATCTCTTCAAGGTAACAACCATTATCCATGTGGGTGTGGCTGGTGCGGTTCATCCCGATCTGGAAATTGGTGACATCGTCATCTCAGAAGATAGTTGTCAATATGATATGGATGCCCGGGCCTTTGGTCATCCCCGGGGTGAAATACCAAACATGGATATAACCTTTTTTAAAGCAGATCCGACTTTGATCAAGCTAGCTGAGGCCGCCGCCGAAGCGCTCCAGGTTTCCTACCAGACGGGTCGGATTATGACTGCAGATTTGGGGGTAGACTCCAATAAGCTTAAAAAAGAACTGCGGGAAGAATTCGGTGGTTTGTGTGTCGAAATGGAAGGTGCGGCAGTGGGCCAGGTGGCGATGCAAAACCAGGTTCCTTATCTGGTGATTCGCTCCATGTCGGATAAGGCCGATTCCAATTTGACCGATGATTACAAGAAAAACCTGGAAGCGTCGATTAAGAATGGGGTCGCAATGGTGCTTAATATGATTCCGGGAGTCGCGTAA
- the ispF gene encoding 2-C-methyl-D-erythritol 2,4-cyclodiphosphate synthase, translating to MRIGSGYDVHRLVKNRPLILGGVKIKHSLGLLGHSDADVLVHAIMDALLGALALGDLGKHFPDTDSAYKDSDSLLLLEKVGQLVAEKGYRINNIDSTIIAQAPKLAPYIDSMVENISRTLGLSGNCISVKATTEEGLGFTGSEQGIAANAVVSLLKGEISR from the coding sequence ATACGGATTGGAAGCGGTTATGACGTCCATCGTTTAGTAAAAAATCGACCACTCATTTTAGGTGGTGTAAAAATAAAACATTCCTTGGGTCTGCTGGGACATTCAGATGCGGATGTGCTTGTGCATGCCATTATGGATGCGCTTTTGGGAGCGTTGGCGCTGGGTGATCTCGGCAAGCACTTTCCGGACACTGATAGCGCCTATAAAGATAGTGACAGTTTATTGCTGCTTGAGAAAGTGGGGCAACTGGTGGCCGAAAAAGGGTATCGGATCAATAACATTGATTCAACCATCATCGCCCAGGCGCCAAAGCTGGCACCTTATATTGACAGCATGGTGGAAAACATAAGCAGAACCCTGGGCTTATCTGGGAATTGTATCAGTGTAAAAGCCACGACCGAAGAAGGCCTGGGCTTTACCGGGAGCGAGCAGGGAATTGCTGCCAACGCAGTAGTGAGTCTTTTGAAAGGAGAAATAAGCAGATGA